In Desulfobacterales bacterium, a single genomic region encodes these proteins:
- a CDS encoding response regulator has translation MALLENKEKHILIIDDKIENLKVLSMMLHEQNFTVREAINGSIALKSIQKVKPDLILLDILLPDMNGYDLCKQLKSNIETKNIPVLFISVLDETKDKIKAFDAGGVDYLRKPFEEQEVIARINTHLKISELQKRLEQEIEANKKTEKYLYEEKKKAQKYLDIACVMLVALNSKGEIILINKKGCKIIGYKEEDILRKNWFETIIPKKIKEDMLNVFHKLMAGDVESFEYFENSILTKDNQERILQFHNTVIKNELGYITGILFSGEDITEQRIAQEEKNKIEEQLRQSQKIEAIGTLAGGIAHDFNNMLGVIIGNTSYALSRLNRDDELFEILSDVHESAKRSQKLTRQLLTFAKGGDPIKKTVNIKEFIKESVNFVTIGTKIICEFDFKDDLWTVEIDVDQLNQAISHLLLNASHAMSEGGIIQIRSENTIIENDRIIPLLPGRYVKISIQDHGLGISEQYLSKIFEPYFSTKQKNSGLGLATTYSIIKKHNGHITVDSKIGEGTIFCIYLPASKRADIKKSEKKEASQDKGHGKILIMDDEESILRMVSRMLNSLGYEPYFSHDGDETIKIYQESLESEKPFDLLILDLTIPGGKGGAETIKRLLDINPNVKAVVSSGYSNDPVMANFKNYGFCEVLPKPYTRNQLMDLLRKF, from the coding sequence ATGGCTCTGCTTGAAAATAAAGAAAAACATATTTTAATAATCGACGATAAAATTGAAAATTTAAAAGTTCTTTCTATGATGCTTCACGAACAAAACTTTACTGTTCGAGAAGCCATCAATGGTTCTATAGCTTTGAAAAGCATTCAAAAAGTAAAACCGGATTTAATTCTGCTCGATATTTTATTGCCAGATATGAATGGTTATGACCTATGTAAACAGTTGAAATCTAATATAGAAACTAAAAATATACCAGTATTGTTTATTAGTGTATTAGACGAAACAAAGGATAAAATAAAAGCCTTTGATGCAGGAGGAGTCGATTATTTAAGAAAACCATTTGAAGAGCAAGAGGTTATTGCTCGTATAAATACTCATTTAAAAATAAGTGAACTACAAAAACGGCTTGAACAAGAGATTGAGGCAAATAAAAAAACAGAAAAATATCTTTATGAAGAGAAAAAAAAAGCGCAAAAATATCTTGATATCGCTTGTGTTATGTTGGTTGCTCTAAACAGCAAGGGGGAAATAATACTCATTAATAAGAAAGGTTGTAAAATTATTGGATATAAAGAAGAAGATATTTTAAGAAAAAATTGGTTTGAAACAATAATCCCTAAAAAAATAAAAGAAGATATGTTAAATGTTTTTCACAAATTAATGGCAGGGGATGTTGAATCTTTTGAATATTTTGAAAATTCGATTTTGACAAAGGACAATCAAGAGAGAATTCTACAATTTCACAATACCGTCATAAAAAATGAATTAGGATATATAACAGGAATATTATTTTCAGGTGAAGATATCACTGAACAAAGGATAGCTCAAGAAGAGAAAAATAAAATTGAAGAACAGCTCCGTCAGTCTCAAAAAATAGAAGCTATTGGAACTTTGGCAGGTGGTATAGCCCATGATTTTAATAATATGTTAGGAGTTATCATCGGAAATACTTCGTACGCACTATCTCGATTAAACAGAGATGACGAATTATTTGAAATTTTGTCGGACGTCCATGAAAGTGCAAAGAGATCTCAAAAATTGACTCGTCAACTTCTTACATTTGCTAAAGGTGGAGATCCAATCAAAAAAACTGTTAACATTAAAGAATTCATAAAAGAATCAGTGAATTTTGTTACCATAGGAACAAAAATTATATGTGAATTTGATTTTAAAGATGATTTATGGACAGTTGAAATTGATGTAGATCAACTCAATCAAGCCATTAGCCACCTATTGCTTAATGCAAGCCATGCAATGTCAGAAGGTGGGATAATACAAATCCGATCAGAAAATACTATAATCGAAAATGATAGAATCATTCCTTTACTACCAGGTCGTTATGTCAAAATCAGTATTCAGGACCATGGCCTTGGCATTTCAGAACAATATCTTTCAAAAATATTTGAACCTTATTTTTCAACAAAACAAAAAAATAGTGGACTTGGACTCGCTACTACATATTCAATTATAAAAAAACACAATGGCCATATTACAGTTGATTCTAAAATTGGAGAAGGCACAATTTTCTGTATTTATCTTCCTGCATCCAAGCGAGCAGATATTAAAAAGTCTGAAAAAAAAGAGGCCTCACAGGATAAAGGTCATGGCAAAATTCTTATTATGGATGATGAAGAATCTATTTTGAGAATGGTGAGCAGAATGTTAAATAGCCTTGGATATGAACCCTATTTTTCTCATGATGGTGATGAAACAATAAAAATTTATCAAGAATCCTTAGAATCAGAAAAACCATTTGACTTGTTAATTTTGGATTTAACAATTCCAGGAGGTAAAGGCGGTGCTGAAACTATTAAAAGGTTGTTAGATATTAATCCAAATGTTAAAGCTGTTGTATCAAGTGGCTATTCAAATGATCCAGTAATGGCTAATTTTAAAAATTATGGATTTTGTGAAGTTTTACCTAAACCATATACCCGTAATCAGCTGATGGATTTGCTAAGAAAATTTTAA
- a CDS encoding nicotinamide mononucleotide transporter, with the protein MSYIEFIGTILYLSSVWLISKKNMLTWPIGIFSVILYFFLFYQIQLYSDAIEQVYYLGASFYGWWYWKKGLKDKDDTNIIVKISDRKVIALWVLSTCILSIIIGIFMRKIHITLPTLFPEPASYPFIDALTTIMSFTAMFLMAQKRIESWVYWIIVDIIGIWLYYVKNVKFIALLYVILLVMAINGLRIWLKGLKLK; encoded by the coding sequence ATGAGCTATATTGAATTCATCGGCACAATATTGTATTTATCTTCTGTATGGCTGATTTCAAAAAAAAATATGCTCACATGGCCAATAGGCATTTTTTCTGTGATATTATATTTTTTCTTGTTTTATCAAATACAGTTGTATTCGGATGCTATTGAGCAAGTATATTATCTTGGAGCCAGTTTTTATGGCTGGTGGTATTGGAAAAAAGGATTAAAAGATAAAGATGACACAAATATTATTGTAAAGATAAGTGATAGAAAAGTTATTGCATTATGGGTGTTGAGTACATGTATTCTTTCAATAATTATAGGCATATTTATGCGAAAAATTCATATAACTCTACCGACTCTGTTTCCTGAACCAGCTTCATATCCTTTTATTGACGCATTAACTACTATAATGAGCTTTACAGCAATGTTTCTAATGGCTCAAAAACGTATTGAAAGCTGGGTATATTGGATAATTGTAGATATTATTGGTATTTGGCTATATTATGTAAAAAATGTTAAATTTATTGCTTTGCTGTATGTTATATTATTGGTAATGGCAATTAACGGGTTAAGGATCTGGTTAAAAGGCTTAAAACTAAAATAA
- a CDS encoding AAA family ATPase — protein MQKKQKKGLTLGKFAPFHKGHQLIIETALDEMDEVIVIIYNASDVTNIPLQIRSAWIKTLYPQVKVIEAWEGPMEVGNTREIQKIHEDYIINKLKISGISAFYSSEFYGSHMSKALNCENRQVDPERKIIPVSATQIRNAPFKCRNYIHPIVYKNLITNVVFLGAPSTGKTTLAEKLATEFNTEWMHEYAREYWTKNQINRKLSLEQLLDIAMDHIKLEDEKIQNSNVYLFTDTNAITTFMFSQYYYGKAHKELEKLALSASNRYDINFLCDIDIPYDDTWDRSGDAKRKIFQKQIIADLHARKLPYYLLKGTIEERIQKVKNILRKHKKY, from the coding sequence ATGCAAAAAAAACAAAAAAAAGGTTTAACATTAGGTAAATTTGCTCCATTCCATAAAGGCCATCAGCTTATTATAGAAACCGCTTTAGATGAAATGGATGAAGTAATTGTAATTATTTATAATGCTTCAGATGTAACCAATATACCATTACAAATTAGATCGGCATGGATAAAAACATTATATCCGCAAGTAAAAGTTATTGAGGCATGGGAAGGGCCCATGGAAGTTGGTAATACTCGCGAAATACAAAAAATCCATGAAGATTATATAATCAATAAACTAAAAATTTCAGGTATATCGGCATTTTATTCAAGTGAATTTTATGGTTCACATATGAGTAAAGCATTAAATTGCGAAAATCGCCAAGTTGATCCTGAAAGAAAAATTATACCTGTTTCAGCTACACAAATCCGAAATGCTCCCTTTAAATGTAGAAATTATATTCATCCTATTGTTTATAAAAATTTAATTACTAATGTTGTTTTTTTAGGAGCTCCAAGTACTGGAAAAACAACATTAGCTGAAAAATTAGCTACAGAATTTAACACTGAATGGATGCATGAATATGCCCGAGAATATTGGACAAAGAATCAAATCAATAGAAAATTATCATTGGAACAGCTTTTAGATATAGCTATGGACCACATAAAACTTGAAGACGAAAAAATTCAAAATTCTAATGTCTATTTATTTACCGATACCAATGCTATAACCACATTTATGTTTTCACAATATTACTACGGAAAAGCCCATAAAGAATTAGAAAAACTAGCATTGAGTGCATCAAATCGATATGATATTAATTTTTTATGCGATATCGATATTCCCTATGATGACACATGGGATAGGTCTGGAGATGCGAAACGAAAAATATTCCAAAAACAAATTATTGCAGATTTACATGCCAGAAAACTTCCTTATTACCTATTAAAAGGAACTATAGAAGAACGAATTCAAAAAGTAAAAAATATATTACGCAAACATAAAAAATATTGA
- a CDS encoding AAA family ATPase, with protein sequence MFNFAKKSDLPNIIVCCGSGGVGKTTISATLGLHGALTGQKTLVLTIDPARRLADSLGIGSLEYEVQKVPDEKFKALGIDPAGELYAMMLDTKRTFDHLITKYAPANMQQNILKNRYYQHISSTLAGSHEYMAMEKVYEIYYQDQYDLIILDTPPSRRALDFLDAPQRMTNILGHNMFLKLFKPYLNAGKVGMKVISIVAAPFLKVVSQVMGGSVLEDIADFFRLWDDVLFDGFRHRANAVKALLKSSHCTFVAITSPNRDPLKESIFLYDKLKENGMHFGGFIVNRVNPIYDEEVENLRDIKNIPDHLIDKLKDNFQNFQKIGKNDASAIKKLKERVGENERIRKITYFDHDVYDFKGLFKVSRQIFAQ encoded by the coding sequence ATGTTTAATTTTGCTAAAAAAAGTGACCTCCCAAATATTATAGTCTGCTGCGGTAGTGGCGGAGTTGGAAAAACTACAATATCAGCAACTCTTGGTCTTCATGGAGCATTAACTGGTCAAAAAACCTTAGTATTAACAATCGATCCTGCAAGAAGACTCGCTGATTCATTAGGTATTGGCTCTTTAGAATATGAAGTTCAAAAAGTGCCGGATGAAAAATTTAAAGCATTAGGAATAGACCCGGCAGGTGAATTATATGCTATGATGCTCGATACAAAAAGAACTTTTGATCACTTAATAACTAAATATGCTCCTGCGAACATGCAGCAAAATATTTTAAAAAATAGATATTATCAGCATATTTCCAGCACACTTGCAGGCTCCCATGAATATATGGCAATGGAAAAAGTTTATGAAATATATTATCAGGATCAATATGATTTAATAATTTTAGATACACCTCCAAGTAGAAGAGCCCTTGATTTCCTTGATGCTCCCCAAAGAATGACTAATATACTTGGACATAATATGTTTTTAAAATTATTTAAGCCATATCTTAACGCTGGAAAAGTGGGAATGAAGGTAATTTCTATTGTTGCTGCTCCATTTTTAAAAGTAGTAAGCCAAGTAATGGGTGGCTCTGTGCTTGAAGATATAGCTGATTTTTTTCGCCTTTGGGATGATGTTTTGTTTGATGGTTTTCGCCATAGAGCTAATGCAGTAAAAGCCTTACTGAAAAGCTCCCACTGCACATTTGTTGCTATAACTAGCCCAAATAGAGATCCCTTGAAGGAATCAATTTTTCTATATGACAAATTAAAAGAAAATGGAATGCATTTTGGTGGTTTTATTGTAAATAGAGTAAATCCCATCTACGATGAAGAGGTAGAAAATTTAAGAGATATAAAGAATATTCCTGACCATTTAATAGATAAATTAAAAGATAATTTTCAAAATTTTCAAAAAATTGGCAAAAATGATGCCTCCGCAATAAAAAAATTAAAGGAGCGCGTGGGAGAAAATGAAAGAATAAGAAAAATAACGTATTTTGACCATGATGTGTACGACTTTAAAGGCTTATTTAAAGTAAGCCGGCAAATATTTGCCCAATAA